Proteins found in one Nitratiruptor sp. SB155-2 genomic segment:
- the rpoB gene encoding DNA-directed RNA polymerase subunit beta, whose translation MLNSLQSGSRLRVDFSKIPQELDVPNLLQLQKSSYENFLMADSKSRENSGIEKVFRSVFPIHDPHNRISLEYAGSEIIKPKYTVRECMERGITYSVSLKMNIRLILWERDEKSGEKTGVKDVKEQSIYVRDIPYMTDRTSFIINGVERVVVNQLHRSPGVIFKEEEASTSSGTMIHTAQIIPDRGAWLYFEYDPKDILYVRINKRRKIPSTILFRALGYSKLDILKLFYPITKIIIKENKFFIEFRPEDFIGRVEFDVRDENGNLIVEAGKRLTKKKAQKLIEEGVKYIEFPLDVLMDRHLASPIIDQESGEVLYDTLTQLDEHKLKKILELGIDEFEIVNDIASGKDRAIINSFIADQESLKLLKQTEGIEDENDLAAIRIYKVMRPGEPVTKETAKAFIQQLFFDPERYDITRVGRMKMNHKLGLDVPEYVTVLTSEDIIKTVQYLIKVKNGQGHIDDRDHLGNRRIRAIGELLANELHSGLVKMQKAIRDKMSTISGSLDELMPHDLINSKMITNTILEFFATGQLSQFMDQTNPLSEITHKRRLSALGEGGLVKERAGFEVRDVHPTHYGRICPIETPEGQNIGLINTLSTYAKVNELGFIEAAYKVVKDGKITDEIVYLTAAQEEGKIIAPANTEIIDGNEIKGDYVEARKDGEIILVEKNKVELIDLTPRMVVGVAASLIPFLEHDDANRALMGSNMQRQAVPLLRTEAPIVGTGMEKVVARDAWESIRARRSGVVEKIDSENIYILGEDENGAYIDHYRLQKNLRTNQNTCFTQKPIVKKGQFVEAGQVITDGPNMDHAELALGKNMLVAFMPWNGYNFEDAIVVSERILRDDEFTSVHIYEKEIEARELKHGVEEITRDIPNVKEEEIEHLDESGIVKIGTYVKPGMILVGKVSPKGEVRPSPEERLLRAIFGEKAGHVVNKSLYCPQSMEGVVVDVKIFTKKGYDKDPRAIKAYEEEKERLSKEHHDKLLMIDREEMLKIISLLSKEPLEKDAKIKDKEFKAGEKISKEELSQINRFALNALVKSYAPEVQKKYNAIKTHFQNEKRKLTEEHEEKLAILEKEDILPSGVVKLVKVFIATKRKLKVGDKMAGRHGNKGIVSVIVPEIDMPYTKDGRIVDIVLNPLGVPSRMNIGQILEVHLGLIGKKLGEQIQEIFEAKRADFVKELRQKMIEIADVAKLMNAKETIEKMSDEELIEYARDWSKGVKFATPVFEGVTAEEFEKLYELAKMDLDGKTELYDGRTGEKFKERVTVGYMYMLKLHHLVDEKVHARSTGPYSLVTQQPVGGKALFGGQRFGEMEVWALEAHGAAHTLKEMLTIKSDDVEGRVAAYKAITKGEPIPQPGIPETLFVLTKELQSLGIDVEILDEVKDDEETGTN comes from the coding sequence ATGCTAAATAGTTTACAATCCGGAAGCAGACTTCGTGTAGATTTCTCCAAAATTCCGCAGGAATTGGATGTACCCAACCTTTTGCAACTGCAAAAGAGTAGTTATGAAAACTTCTTGATGGCAGATTCAAAGAGCCGTGAAAACAGCGGTATTGAAAAAGTTTTCAGATCAGTTTTCCCAATCCACGACCCTCATAATAGAATTTCTCTAGAATATGCAGGTAGTGAAATCATAAAACCAAAATACACTGTTCGTGAATGTATGGAACGAGGCATTACATATAGTGTATCTCTTAAAATGAATATTCGTCTCATTCTTTGGGAGCGAGATGAAAAAAGTGGTGAGAAAACTGGTGTGAAAGATGTCAAAGAGCAATCCATCTATGTTCGTGACATCCCGTATATGACTGACAGGACTTCTTTCATTATCAATGGTGTAGAAAGAGTTGTCGTTAATCAGCTTCACAGAAGCCCTGGTGTTATTTTTAAAGAGGAAGAGGCTTCTACGAGCAGTGGTACGATGATTCATACTGCACAAATCATTCCTGACAGGGGTGCATGGCTCTATTTTGAATATGACCCCAAAGATATCCTATATGTTCGAATCAACAAACGAAGAAAAATACCATCAACTATTCTTTTTAGAGCGCTTGGATATAGCAAACTGGACATTTTGAAACTATTTTATCCTATTACAAAAATCATCATCAAAGAGAATAAATTTTTTATCGAGTTTAGACCTGAAGATTTTATAGGAAGAGTTGAATTCGATGTAAGAGATGAAAACGGAAATCTTATTGTAGAAGCCGGCAAACGACTTACAAAGAAAAAAGCACAAAAGCTTATTGAAGAAGGTGTGAAGTATATAGAGTTCCCACTTGATGTATTGATGGATAGGCACTTGGCATCTCCAATTATTGATCAAGAAAGCGGAGAAGTACTGTACGATACATTAACACAACTTGATGAACATAAACTCAAAAAGATTTTAGAATTAGGGATTGATGAGTTCGAAATAGTCAATGATATTGCAAGCGGAAAAGATCGAGCCATTATCAACTCCTTCATAGCAGATCAAGAGAGCCTGAAGCTTTTGAAACAAACAGAAGGCATTGAAGATGAAAATGATTTAGCAGCCATTCGTATTTATAAAGTTATGCGACCTGGAGAGCCTGTTACAAAAGAGACCGCTAAAGCATTCATACAACAACTCTTTTTTGATCCAGAACGATACGACATCACGCGAGTCGGTCGTATGAAAATGAATCACAAACTAGGACTTGATGTTCCTGAATATGTGACTGTTTTGACAAGTGAAGATATTATCAAAACGGTGCAGTATCTCATTAAAGTAAAAAATGGTCAGGGTCATATCGATGACAGGGACCATCTTGGAAACAGACGAATCCGAGCGATTGGTGAGCTTTTAGCAAATGAGCTGCATTCCGGCCTTGTAAAAATGCAAAAGGCGATTCGGGATAAAATGTCTACTATCAGTGGTAGTCTTGATGAATTGATGCCACACGATCTCATCAACTCCAAAATGATTACCAATACGATTTTAGAGTTTTTCGCAACTGGACAGCTGTCACAATTTATGGACCAAACAAACCCACTGAGTGAAATTACCCATAAGCGAAGACTCTCAGCCTTGGGTGAAGGGGGACTTGTCAAAGAGCGAGCGGGATTTGAAGTTCGTGACGTTCACCCAACACATTACGGACGAATATGTCCAATTGAGACACCAGAAGGTCAGAATATCGGTCTGATCAATACTCTTTCGACCTATGCAAAAGTGAATGAACTCGGTTTCATTGAGGCCGCATACAAAGTGGTAAAAGATGGAAAAATTACCGATGAGATTGTATATCTCACTGCAGCCCAGGAAGAAGGGAAAATTATCGCTCCAGCAAATACCGAGATTATCGATGGTAATGAGATCAAGGGCGATTATGTAGAAGCGAGAAAAGATGGTGAGATTATTTTAGTCGAAAAAAACAAAGTTGAACTAATCGATTTGACACCACGAATGGTCGTAGGTGTTGCAGCAAGCCTCATTCCATTTTTGGAGCATGACGATGCGAACAGGGCTCTCATGGGATCAAACATGCAGCGTCAGGCTGTTCCGCTTCTAAGAACGGAAGCTCCTATAGTCGGGACAGGAATGGAAAAAGTTGTTGCCAGGGATGCATGGGAGTCGATTCGAGCTAGACGAAGCGGTGTTGTAGAGAAGATTGATAGCGAAAATATCTACATTTTAGGTGAAGATGAGAATGGGGCATATATCGACCATTACCGCTTGCAAAAAAATCTTCGAACAAACCAAAACACATGTTTTACCCAAAAACCGATCGTCAAAAAAGGACAATTCGTAGAAGCTGGCCAGGTGATTACTGATGGCCCTAATATGGACCATGCTGAACTTGCTCTTGGTAAAAATATGCTTGTTGCCTTTATGCCATGGAACGGATACAACTTTGAGGATGCTATAGTTGTGAGTGAGCGAATCCTCAGAGATGATGAGTTTACTTCAGTACATATCTATGAAAAAGAGATAGAGGCAAGAGAACTCAAGCATGGCGTAGAAGAGATTACGCGTGATATTCCCAATGTTAAAGAAGAAGAGATCGAGCATCTTGATGAGAGTGGCATTGTAAAAATCGGTACCTATGTCAAACCGGGAATGATTCTTGTTGGTAAAGTTTCTCCAAAAGGGGAGGTTCGACCAAGCCCAGAAGAACGGCTTCTTCGAGCAATTTTCGGGGAAAAAGCGGGTCATGTGGTCAATAAATCTCTCTACTGCCCGCAATCGATGGAAGGTGTTGTCGTTGATGTAAAAATCTTTACCAAAAAGGGGTACGACAAAGATCCGCGTGCGATCAAAGCGTATGAAGAGGAGAAAGAGAGACTCTCCAAAGAGCATCATGACAAACTTTTGATGATCGATAGAGAAGAGATGCTCAAAATCATCTCGCTTTTATCAAAAGAGCCTTTGGAAAAAGATGCAAAAATTAAAGATAAAGAGTTTAAAGCAGGAGAGAAAATTTCAAAAGAGGAGTTATCGCAAATCAACCGATTTGCACTCAACGCTCTTGTAAAGTCATATGCTCCTGAAGTACAGAAGAAATACAATGCCATTAAGACACATTTTCAAAATGAGAAGAGAAAACTGACTGAAGAGCATGAAGAGAAACTTGCAATCTTAGAAAAAGAGGATATCCTACCAAGTGGTGTAGTAAAACTAGTAAAAGTCTTCATCGCAACAAAACGAAAGCTCAAAGTTGGTGACAAGATGGCTGGACGACACGGAAACAAAGGTATCGTCTCCGTCATCGTCCCAGAGATCGATATGCCATACACAAAAGACGGAAGAATCGTCGATATTGTTCTCAATCCTCTTGGGGTTCCATCACGGATGAACATCGGACAGATCCTAGAAGTTCATCTTGGCCTTATCGGTAAAAAACTTGGTGAGCAGATTCAAGAGATTTTTGAAGCGAAACGAGCCGATTTTGTCAAAGAGCTTCGTCAAAAAATGATTGAAATAGCAGATGTTGCAAAACTGATGAATGCAAAAGAGACCATCGAGAAGATGAGCGACGAGGAGCTCATCGAGTATGCAAGGGACTGGAGCAAAGGGGTCAAATTTGCCACTCCAGTATTTGAAGGGGTCACTGCCGAAGAGTTTGAAAAACTCTATGAGCTTGCAAAAATGGATCTTGATGGTAAGACTGAGCTCTATGATGGACGAACGGGTGAGAAATTTAAAGAGCGTGTAACAGTAGGATATATGTATATGCTCAAACTTCATCACCTTGTTGACGAAAAAGTACACGCACGAAGCACGGGCCCATACTCACTAGTTACTCAACAACCTGTAGGTGGTAAAGCACTCTTTGGAGGTCAGCGATTTGGTGAGATGGAAGTATGGGCTCTTGAAGCGCATGGTGCTGCCCATACACTCAAAGAGATGCTCACTATTAAATCAGACGATGTGGAAGGAAGGGTCGCCGCTTATAAAGCGATTACAAAAGGCGAGCCTATTCCACAACCAGGTATTCCTGAGACGCTGTTTGTCTTGACAAAAGAGTTACAATCCCTTGGAATCGACGTAGAAATCTTAGATGAGGTAAAAGACGATGAAGAAACTGGTACCAATTGA